The window GACGCGCATCAGCCGGCTGAGGTAGTCGGTGAAGGTGCTCGGCTGCGGCATCGTGCCGACCCCGCCCGGGTACAGCGTGGAGGGGTGCACGTGCCGCCCCTCCATCAGGCAGAACATCTCCCGGGTGATCCGGCTGACCTTCAGCGCCTCCTTGTAGACCTCGCCCTCGAAGGGGTTGAAGGCCTTCATGATGTCGGCGATGGTCCGGTAGCCGTGGACGTCCCCGCGGGGGGCGTCGGTGCGCTCGGCGCGGGCCAGCACACTCGGGTTGGTGGCCTTGACCATCGCCTCGCAGAAGTCCACGAAGACCAGGTTGTCCTGGAAGATCGTGTGGTCGAAGATGTACTCCGCCGCCTCGCCCAGGTTGGTGATGTGCTCGGCCAGCTTCGGCGGTTTCACACCGTAGGCCATCTGCTGGGCGTAGTTGGAGCAGGTGGTGTGGTTGTCGCCGCAGATGCCGCAGATCCGCGAGGTGATGAACCCGGCGTCGCGCGGGTCCTTGCCCTTCATGAACACCGAGTAGCCGCGGAACAGCGACGAGGTGCTGTGGCACTCCACGACTTCCCGGTTGGCGAAGTCGATCTTCGTGTAGATGCCCAGGTTGCCGATGATCCGGGTGATCGGATCCCAGGACATGTCCACGATCTGGGCGGGTTTGCGTCCTGCTTGCCGGGACTCGGTGGTGGTCATCTGCGGTACTGCCCCTCGCTGTTCGGGTTCGGCGGTGTGATGGCGGAATGCGGGACGGGCGCGGTCACCGGCGGGTTCACGCGCGCCAGTGCGGGTCGTAACCGCTGGTCAGCTTCTGCTTGTTGTGGCGCCACTTGGGCTCGTGGTTCACCATGTCGTTGGTCAGCCCGCGCAGTCGGCGGATGACCGCCCCGTACGGCCTGATCACCATCGACGACAGCGTGCCGCCCGGAGGCTCGTCCATGAACGGCATGAAGGCGTCGGGGAAGCTCGGCATGGTGCAGCCGATGCAGATGCCGCCGACGTTCGGGCAGCCGCCGACGCCGGCCATCCAGCCGCGCTTGGGCACGTTGCAGTTGACGACCGGGCCCCAGCAGCCCACCTTCACCTGACACTTGGGGGAGTTGTAGTCCTTGGCGAAGTCGGCCTGCTCGTAGTATGCGGCCCGGTCGCAGCCCTCGTGGACGGTCTTCCCGAACAGCCACTGCGGCCGCAGCATGTGGTCGAGCGGCGGCGGGGGAGCGGTCCCGGCCGCGTGCTGGAGCACCCAGACCAGGGTCTCCATGAAGTTCTCCGGCTGGATGGGGCAGCCGGGCACGTTGACGATCGGGAGGCCCGAGCGGGCCTTGAACTCCCAGCCCAGGTAGTCCGCGAGACCCATGCAGCCGGTCGGGTTGCCCGCCATGGCGTGGATGCCGCCGAAGGTCGCGCAGGTCCCGGCGGCGACCACCGCCCAGGCCCGGGGCGCGAGGTCGTCGATCCACGAGTTCAGCGTCTGCGGCTCACCGGTCTCCGGGTCGTTGCCGAACGACGTCCAGTAGCCGTCGCCCTCGATGATGTTCTGGTTCGGGATCGAGCCCTCGATGACGAGGATGAACGGCTCCAGCTCACCACGGGCCGCCGCCCGGTACGGGGCGAGGAAGTCCTCTCCGCCCAGGCTCGGCGACAGGACCTTGTTGACGAGGTTCACCTTCGGCAGGCCGGGGATGAGCCCGAGAACCACGTCCTCGATGGACGGCTGGCCCGCGGCGGTCAGCGACACGGTGTCGCCGTCGCAGCTCATGCCCTCCGAGATCCACAGGATGGTGATCTCGTCGAACCCCTCCCGGGCGCCGTTGCCGCCGGGCTCGCCCTGGACTTCGGTGGTACCGCTCTGTGTGGTCATCTCTGCGGCCTCCGTTGCAGCCGGTCTCGATTCGAGGAATGGGCCGCGGCCGACGGGGCCGCGAGGGTAGGTGTGGGGGGTACGCCGGTGGCGTTCGGGCGCGGTCGGCCCGGTGGGCCCGACGCGCGCCGGCCGGGCGGCCCCTCAGAGGCGTCCATCGGGCCGCCCCCTCTCCGGCCGGTCGGCCGGACGCGCGGGCCGCGGGGCGTGCGGCCGGGGCGGCTGCACCGGACCGGACGTGCCGGCGCGGTCGATCGGTTCGACCTCGTCGGGCCGGAAGTAGTGGTAGCGGCCGTACCAGTCGTGCAGTTCGGCGGCCGGGTCGTCGTCCACGGTGACGGCCAGGCGCACGCTGCCGTCCACGTCGTGGAAGACCGCGGCGACCTGTGCGGTCCGCCCGTCCAGGAACATGTCCTGGGCGTCGGCGCCCCGCACGCGCGGACGCAGCCGCACCCGGCTGCCGCCGCCGACCGGCACCCCGCCGACGTCCACCGTGTCGGTCGCCGGGGAGAGCCCCTCGTCACCGCCCTCCTGCCACCAGGCGGGCCGCTGGGCGGCCGCCGGACGCACGGCCGCCATCGAGCGGATGGTGCCGTGCAGCCGGGCGAACACCTCGGGCGGCATGGTGTCCACGCGGTCGAGGATGTCCGCGGCCCGCGGATCGGTGGCCCGCGCCTCGGCCTTCTCCTCGTCGGTCAGCAGCATCGTGCGCAGCGTCAGGATCTCGTCGATCTCCGCCGCGTCGTGCAGATCGCCCGGGCTCTCCGGAGCGACCTGCGGAAAGTCGGGGAGGATGATCGGGGCGGACAGCAGCACCGTGCTCGTTCCGCCGTCCCGCGACGCACCGCCGAGCACGGGGAACGTGAACGCGTTGCGGCAGCCGCGGGCCTGCTCGGCGAGGTCCGCGGGCGGATCGACGAGGGACACGAACTCCGCGCCGTCCCCGCCCAGGAGGGTGTGCGTGGCGATCAGCGCGTTCCGCAGGGCCTCACCGCGCAGCGCCCGGGGGTCAGGAACCTCCCCGGTGTTCTCGGTGCGCACCCGCAGCCGGTAGAGGTCCGGCGCGACCGGCTCGGCCACGGCCGTCGTGACGGCGCGCAGCTCCCGGCGGCGGCGTACCGTCCGCCCCGGCCCGGCGGGAAGGGGCGCGTACTCCGTACCGGCGGGTGCGCCGACGGCGACGGATCCGCCGCCGCGCAGCAACTCCGTCAGGGGCAGGACCAGTTCGGTCTCGCGCGGCACCGCTTCCTCGAACGACAGATGGGTGACGCCGTCGTCCGTGCGCAGGGACTCGACCGGGCGGTGCCCGCCGCTCCCGTCGGCCGCCTCCACCTGCTTGTCCTGCATCTGGAGGTACCGCACGCGCACCCGTACGACCGCGTCCTCGCGCCGGGCCCGCAGCAGGACCTGCGTCTCCTGGTACCACGAGTCCGCCGACCCGGAGATCCCGGGCGTCACCGGCCCGTCCCGCTCCACCCAGTCCCGGGGCAGCAGTACCCCGAACTGCCAGCGGACCCGGTTCTTCGGCGAGGACCGGCGGTACGGGTAGAGCAGGTAGCCCTCGTACAGCACGGCGTCGGCGACGGCGCTCAGCTGATCGACGCGGGCGCCCGAAGGGTCGTCCGACGCGTCGGCGTCGTCCACCACCGCGCTCGCCGTGCCCCCCATGCCGACGTGGTCCGCCATGCCGCCTCCTCGTCACCGATGCACCGCGCATCCCTTCCACCACGGTCACACCCGTCACGGACCCTCGCCCCTCCGGCGCACCGACATTGGGCCGGTCAGGGGAATCGGGACGGGGGGACCTGGGGGAACGCACCCGCCGTCGGGGTGCGGTGCGAGCACGCGGCGGCGGAGCCCCTGGTGGGCCGGCGCCGGGGGGAGCGGTGTCAGCCGAGTGGACGCGGTCCGTACAGGGCGTGGTCGGCGCCGGTGGCGAGGGCCCGGTAGCGGTCGCCGCAGGACCAGTGCCACCACTCGGTGGGGTGGTTCACCCGGCCGGAGGCGGTCGGCGCCGCCCCGAGCAGCCGTCGGTCGGCGCGGGCCCCGGGACCGATGCCGGGCGCGTCCGTGCGGCAGGCGCAGCCGCTGTCCTCCGGGCCGGCGTCCACCTCGCTGCCCATGTCGAGTGCGTGTCCGTCGGCGGAGGAGGGTGGGGTCCACCGCCGCTCCCGCGCCGGGCGGTGCGATCTCCGGTGGAGACACGTACCGGCCGGCGGCGTCGCGCACCCGCGTGGCCGGCCGGTCCGGATGCTCGGTGCACAGCCGGTCGGCGTACCGCTCGAAGTGGGCGCGTTGCGGCGCGGGCGGCCGGTACCCCTCGACGAACAGCAGTCGCACGCCGTCCGGCAGCAGCGACAGCGCGGCGAGCAGCCGGGTGAGGACGCTTTCCCGCAGATGCGCGAACGCCCCTGTTTCCTAGGCCCGTCGGGGGCGACGGCGAGGGAGCCTTCGCGGCGGTCGTCGACGAGCCGTTCGCCGCAGTCGACGACCGGAACGGCCGCGATCCTCGGATCAGCCAGGACCACGATGCCGTTCACGGTCGTGGGGTTCACCGCATCCGTGCCGTGGCGATGTGGCCCCGGAAGGCGCAGGGGACGGTCCCGTCGGGCGCCGTGATGTCGCGGACCTCGGCTTGGAAGGCGGTCCGCAGGCGCTCCACGGCCGCCCTGTCGAGCGGGCCGAGGTCGTAGAGGCCGGAGACGGCGGCCCACACCTGTGCCACCGGACCGCCCAAGTCGATGGGCACGGTCTCCCAGTCGACCGCGGCGAAGCCCGCCGGAGCGAGCACCTCGTCGAGTCCCTCGCGGCTCCGCGTCCTTCTGTCACCCAGCGCGGGGATGCGCTGCGAGGCGGGCGCCTCCTCGATCGTGCGCCGCAACAGCCCGAGGAACCGCTCGTACGCCTCCCCGCCGAAGGCGCCGCCTCCGACGACGCACGCCAGAACTCCTCCGGGGGACAGGACCCGGGCGACCTCCGCCACGACCTGCTCGATCTCTCCCATCAGCATCAGCGCCATGTGGGAGACGCAGGCGTCGAAGCTGCCGTCGGCGAAGGGGAGCGTCTGCGCCCGCCCCTCCGCCAAAGCGGCCCCGGACAGCGCCGGTCGAAGCCGTGCCAGCGCCAGAGAGTGCGCAGACAGGTCGAGCCCCGCGAGCCGTCGTCCGTTCTCGCGGGCCAGCAACTCGAGCAGCAGGCCGTCACCGCAGCCCAGGTCCAGCACCCGCCCGCGTCCGGCCACCCGGTCGCACAGGAGTTGATAGCTGGACCTGCCGTCCGGGGCGCGGCCGCCGCCGAACGCCTCCGCGGTCACCGCCGGCCGCTCGGCGTGGAAGGCCTGCAGAAAGGCTTCTTGCGCTGCGGTGGTCGTCATCCGCCCAACCTACGGCGCGGGCCGCACGACGGGGAACGGCACCCGGGGCTCGTCCGCGTCTACGGGCAGGATTCCCCGTACTTGACCGCGTCGAGGGCGACCGGCCGCCCGGTCAGCTTCGTCCCCGCGGCCGGTTTCTGCGTGCAGACCTGCCAGTTCGACTCGATGAGCACGAAACGGCTCGCGCCCGTGGCGTCGTCCACGGTGATCGAGGTGCCGCTGTCGAGTGCCTGGCGGGCGGCCTTCACGCTCTTGCCGCGGAAGTCGGGCATGGTCCCGCCGGCGTCCGGGGAAGCGGCCTGGTCGTGCGCGGGGCACGTCTCGTCGAGCTTGACGGCGCCGAAGTCCAGTTCGGCGTCCGTGGCCCGGACGGTGCCCGCTGCGACGTTCTGCGCGCACACCTTCCAGTCGCGGTCCAGGATCTGCATGCGTGCCCGGCCGAGGGAGTCGTGGGACGTGAGGCGGTGGAAACCGGCGGCCTGGGCCGCGTCCTGGGCGGACTGCAAACCCATACCGACGAAATCGGGCACTGTCCTGCTGCCGCCGTCGGCCTTGCTGTCATGGGTGGACGTCGCGGCGGGGGTGCTGCCGCTGCTTCCGGTCGTGTCGGC of the Streptomyces sp. 1222.5 genome contains:
- a CDS encoding hydrogenase expression protein HypE, with protein sequence MTTQSGTTEVQGEPGGNGAREGFDEITILWISEGMSCDGDTVSLTAAGQPSIEDVVLGLIPGLPKVNLVNKVLSPSLGGEDFLAPYRAAARGELEPFILVIEGSIPNQNIIEGDGYWTSFGNDPETGEPQTLNSWIDDLAPRAWAVVAAGTCATFGGIHAMAGNPTGCMGLADYLGWEFKARSGLPIVNVPGCPIQPENFMETLVWVLQHAAGTAPPPPLDHMLRPQWLFGKTVHEGCDRAAYYEQADFAKDYNSPKCQVKVGCWGPVVNCNVPKRGWMAGVGGCPNVGGICIGCTMPSFPDAFMPFMDEPPGGTLSSMVIRPYGAVIRRLRGLTNDMVNHEPKWRHNKQKLTSGYDPHWRA
- a CDS encoding class I SAM-dependent methyltransferase translates to MTTTAAQEAFLQAFHAERPAVTAEAFGGGRAPDGRSSYQLLCDRVAGRGRVLDLGCGDGLLLELLARENGRRLAGLDLSAHSLALARLRPALSGAALAEGRAQTLPFADGSFDACVSHMALMLMGEIEQVVAEVARVLSPGGVLACVVGGGAFGGEAYERFLGLLRRTIEEAPASQRIPALGDRRTRSREGLDEVLAPAGFAAVDWETVPIDLGGPVAQVWAAVSGLYDLGPLDRAAVERLRTAFQAEVRDITAPDGTVPCAFRGHIATARMR
- a CDS encoding PASTA domain-containing protein, with the translated sequence MSRRTLACAVAVVAVLGTATACKSADTTGSSGSTPAATSTHDSKADGGSRTVPDFVGMGLQSAQDAAQAAGFHRLTSHDSLGRARMQILDRDWKVCAQNVAAGTVRATDAELDFGAVKLDETCPAHDQAASPDAGGTMPDFRGKSVKAARQALDSGTSITVDDATGASRFVLIESNWQVCTQKPAAGTKLTGRPVALDAVKYGESCP